One part of the Actinomyces howellii genome encodes these proteins:
- the ssb gene encoding single-stranded DNA-binding protein — protein sequence MSRQLDLVVQGVLGTRPSVVRTATGRPFCHFRVATTPSFRSRDGWRDGATMWFTAKAWGALAENLGHSLHKGDPVVLVGRLSQETWLNETGEHLDNVLTVSCGGHDLTWGESRFMRVTHAEEEPDDPSGAAPGQQAPSAGAQSMADGAAGPAPEGAEDPAEPLPDSHWQVAEPPAGAGAPDGQAGTPQDPGAQDGAPAATHGGLDYVLVGQ from the coding sequence ATGAGCCGTCAGCTCGATCTCGTCGTCCAAGGGGTGCTCGGCACCCGCCCCTCCGTGGTCCGAACGGCCACGGGCAGACCCTTCTGCCACTTCCGCGTCGCCACGACCCCGTCCTTCCGCAGCCGGGACGGCTGGCGGGACGGTGCCACGATGTGGTTCACCGCCAAGGCCTGGGGAGCCCTGGCCGAGAACCTGGGGCACAGCCTGCACAAGGGGGACCCGGTCGTCCTCGTCGGACGCCTGAGCCAGGAGACGTGGCTCAACGAGACCGGCGAGCACCTCGACAACGTCCTGACGGTCTCCTGCGGCGGGCACGACCTGACCTGGGGGGAGTCCCGCTTCATGCGGGTGACCCACGCCGAGGAGGAGCCCGACGACCCGTCAGGGGCCGCCCCGGGGCAGCAGGCCCCGTCCGCCGGTGCACAAAGCATGGCCGACGGCGCCGCAGGCCCGGCCCCTGAGGGAGCCGAGGACCCGGCCGAGCCGCTGCCCGACTCCCACTGGCAGGTCGCCGAGCCGCCGGCCGGCGCCGGCGCACCGGACGGGCAGGCCGGGACGCCGCAGGACCCGGGGGCGCAGGACGGCGCCCCGGCCGCGACCCACGGAGGACTCGACTACGTCCTGGTCGGGCAGTGA
- the ftsE gene encoding cell division ATP-binding protein FtsE, translating into MIRFDHVSKVYKRGARPALDDVTIEVERDEFVFLVGASGSGKSTFLRLTLREERPTSGSVHVLGRDLSQISSWKVPKLRQEMGFVFQDFRLLENKTVLENVAIASQVIGKPRHYILSAVPEALDLVGLAGKEKRLPHELSGGEQQRVAIARAMVNRPKLLLADEPTGNLDPSTSVGIMRLLDRINRQGTTVVMATHDDEIVDQMRKRVIELKAGEVVRDQARGVYGSDR; encoded by the coding sequence ATGATCCGATTCGACCACGTGTCCAAGGTCTACAAAAGGGGAGCGCGCCCGGCCCTCGATGACGTCACCATCGAGGTCGAGCGCGACGAGTTCGTCTTCCTTGTCGGGGCCTCGGGCTCGGGCAAGTCGACCTTCCTGCGCCTGACCCTGCGTGAGGAGCGCCCGACCTCCGGCTCGGTCCACGTCCTGGGCCGGGACCTGTCGCAGATCTCGAGCTGGAAGGTGCCCAAGCTCCGTCAGGAGATGGGCTTCGTCTTCCAGGACTTCCGTCTCCTGGAGAACAAGACGGTCCTCGAGAACGTGGCCATCGCCTCCCAGGTGATCGGAAAGCCCCGCCACTACATCCTGTCGGCGGTTCCCGAGGCCCTCGACCTCGTGGGGCTGGCCGGCAAGGAGAAGCGCCTGCCGCACGAGCTGTCCGGGGGCGAGCAGCAGCGCGTGGCCATCGCCCGCGCGATGGTCAACCGTCCCAAGCTCCTCCTGGCCGACGAGCCCACGGGCAACCTCGACCCGTCGACCTCAGTGGGCATCATGCGCCTGCTCGACCGGATCAACCGGCAGGGCACAACCGTCGTCATGGCCACCCACGACGACGAGATCGTCGACCAGATGCGCAAGCGGGTCATCGAGCTCAAGGCGGGCGAGGTCGTGCGCGACCAGGCCCGCGGCGTCTACGGCTCGGACCGCTGA
- the ftsX gene encoding permease-like cell division protein FtsX, whose protein sequence is MRFRFILSETFKGLSRNLAMTVSVVLVSFVSLLFVGASALLQTQISTMKGDWYDKVEVSVYMCPASSAEAACANGEATQEQIDDVEALINSDVLSSYVKSYTLETKAEAYERFMEAYGDTKIGRNATEEMMPVSFRIKLVDAEEYQVVAEQFTGREGVERVVDQRSTLEPLFLVMNRASWITGGLAAIMAVAAVLLISTTIRLSAMSRSKETGIMRLVGASNLFIQLPFMLEGALAALLGAVAAVGALWAGVHYVVDGWLASSISFTTAFIGTGDVLRLAPWLLLAAIILAAASSAFSLSKYTKV, encoded by the coding sequence ATGCGATTCCGTTTCATCCTGTCCGAGACCTTCAAGGGCCTGAGCCGCAACCTGGCGATGACGGTCTCGGTCGTCCTCGTGTCCTTCGTGTCCCTCCTGTTCGTGGGGGCCTCCGCCCTCCTGCAGACCCAGATCTCGACGATGAAGGGCGACTGGTACGACAAGGTCGAGGTCAGCGTCTACATGTGCCCGGCCTCCTCGGCCGAGGCCGCCTGCGCCAACGGCGAGGCCACCCAGGAGCAGATCGACGACGTCGAGGCCCTCATCAACTCCGACGTCCTGTCCTCTTACGTCAAGAGCTACACGCTGGAGACCAAGGCCGAGGCTTACGAGCGCTTCATGGAGGCCTACGGGGACACCAAGATCGGTCGCAACGCGACCGAGGAGATGATGCCGGTCTCCTTCCGCATCAAGCTCGTCGACGCCGAGGAGTACCAGGTCGTCGCCGAGCAGTTCACCGGGCGTGAGGGCGTCGAGCGCGTCGTCGACCAGCGCTCGACCCTCGAGCCGCTCTTCCTCGTCATGAACCGGGCCTCGTGGATCACCGGGGGGCTGGCGGCGATCATGGCCGTCGCGGCGGTGCTGCTCATCTCCACCACCATCCGCCTGTCAGCGATGAGCCGGTCCAAGGAGACCGGGATCATGCGCCTGGTCGGTGCCTCCAACCTCTTCATCCAGCTGCCCTTCATGCTCGAGGGCGCCCTGGCCGCGCTCCTGGGGGCGGTGGCCGCGGTGGGGGCGCTGTGGGCGGGGGTCCACTACGTCGTCGACGGCTGGCTCGCCTCCTCCATCAGCTTCACCACCGCCTTCATCGGCACCGGTGACGTTCTGCGCCTGGCTCCCTGGCTCCTGCTGGCAGCAATCATCCTGGCGGCCGCCTCCTCGGCCTTCTCCTTGTCGAAGTACACCAAGGTCTGA